In one Streptomyces venezuelae genomic region, the following are encoded:
- a CDS encoding class I SAM-dependent methyltransferase, with protein MGHDHGQGQGQGHSHGHGHGHGHSHDGDMDWAAMGTMLERYARVAAPMYGEVADWLRRWVPEPGVVVDVGSGPGAVSFSLAESFPKARIVAADPEEALLERARDRAAREGLTDRFDTVRAALPDAIDDVPEADLLWLCKSLHHVGDQGAALSALAGRLAPGGAVALLEGGLSARYLPRDIGFGRPALLSRLEAADEEWFAGMRDGLEGSKGTTEDWPALLTAAGLRHVATRSFLLDLPAPLSEDARAHVITEFTRRREMQAERLAPDDAATFDRLLDPDDPQGLHHRPDLFVLTAQTVYVAVKDA; from the coding sequence ATGGGGCATGACCACGGGCAGGGGCAGGGGCAGGGGCACAGTCACGGACATGGGCATGGGCATGGGCACAGTCATGACGGGGACATGGACTGGGCCGCCATGGGCACCATGCTGGAGCGGTACGCCCGTGTCGCCGCTCCGATGTACGGCGAGGTGGCCGACTGGCTCCGCCGCTGGGTCCCGGAGCCCGGCGTCGTCGTCGACGTCGGCAGCGGCCCCGGCGCCGTCTCGTTCTCGCTGGCCGAGTCGTTCCCCAAGGCGCGGATCGTCGCGGCGGACCCCGAGGAGGCCCTCCTGGAGCGCGCCCGGGACCGTGCGGCACGCGAAGGCCTGACCGACCGCTTCGACACGGTGCGCGCGGCCCTCCCCGACGCCATCGACGACGTGCCCGAGGCGGACCTCCTGTGGCTGTGCAAGTCGCTGCACCACGTCGGTGACCAGGGCGCCGCCCTCTCCGCCCTCGCCGGCCGGCTGGCTCCCGGCGGCGCCGTCGCCCTCCTGGAGGGTGGCCTGAGCGCCCGCTACCTGCCCCGCGACATCGGTTTCGGTCGCCCCGCCCTGCTGTCCCGCCTGGAGGCGGCGGACGAGGAGTGGTTCGCCGGGATGCGCGACGGGCTCGAAGGGTCGAAGGGCACGACGGAGGACTGGCCGGCCCTCCTCACCGCCGCCGGCCTGCGCCACGTGGCCACCCGCAGCTTCCTGCTCGACCTGCCCGCGCCGCTGTCGGAGGACGCCCGCGCCCATGTGATCACGGAGTTCACGCGCCGCCGCGAGATGCAGGCCGAGCGCCTCGCCCCGGACGACGCCGCGACCTTCGACCGCCTCCTGGACCCGGACGACCCGCAGGGTCTGCACCACCGCCCGGACCTGTTCGTGCTGACGGCGCAGACGGTGTACGTGGCGGTGAAGGACGCGTAA
- a CDS encoding CU044_2847 family protein, which translates to MNELMRWESDEGPVVVEVDSRDPGFRSVSRRGESGGIHEVEGRFESALGNVRGAAMSALRTFRDRALDPDTIELEFGVKLSAEAGAVIAKTATEGHLTVKLTWSRPGGPGPGQGA; encoded by the coding sequence GTGAACGAACTGATGCGGTGGGAGTCGGACGAGGGGCCCGTCGTGGTCGAGGTGGACTCCCGTGACCCCGGGTTCAGATCGGTGTCGCGGCGCGGCGAGTCCGGCGGGATCCACGAGGTCGAGGGGCGCTTCGAGTCGGCCCTCGGCAACGTCCGCGGCGCCGCGATGTCCGCGCTGCGGACCTTCCGCGACCGGGCGCTCGACCCCGACACGATCGAGCTGGAGTTCGGCGTCAAGCTCAGCGCGGAGGCGGGGGCAGTGATCGCCAAGACGGCGACGGAGGGGCATCTGACGGTCAAGCTGACGTGGTCGCGGCCGGGGGGTCCGGGTCCGGGCCAGGGCGCGTAA
- a CDS encoding chitinase → MPQAASSPHPSRSRRRTALALTAVGALTGAAALTLAAEPAAQAAPAPTASTPAARASGTIHAAPYEYLGWGNPQKPTDVMAATGVKWFTLAFILSDGGCNPAWDGNRPLKGGSDESAIKSIRGAGGDIVVSVGGWSGAKLGEKCQSAAALAGAYQKVIDAYKLKAFDIDIENTEFGNATVRQRVVDALKIVKAKNPGIVTYVTMGTTPSGPDATGKDLIKRGAAAGLANDAWVIMPFDFGGHSGTMGDASVSAMEGLKSAVKSAYGYSDADAYKHTGISSMNGKTDVAGETVTTADFQKILAYAKQRHIARFAFWAVNRDRDCGSGGNAGDSCSGIGQAPYAFTKIVAQYGG, encoded by the coding sequence ATGCCCCAGGCAGCCTCGTCCCCCCACCCCTCCCGCTCCCGTCGCAGAACCGCCCTCGCCCTCACCGCCGTAGGCGCGCTCACCGGCGCCGCCGCGCTGACCCTGGCCGCCGAGCCCGCCGCGCAGGCCGCGCCGGCCCCCACGGCCTCGACCCCCGCCGCACGGGCCTCCGGCACGATCCACGCGGCGCCCTACGAGTACCTCGGCTGGGGCAACCCGCAGAAGCCCACCGACGTGATGGCCGCGACCGGCGTCAAGTGGTTCACGCTCGCCTTCATCCTGTCCGACGGCGGCTGCAACCCGGCCTGGGACGGCAACCGGCCCCTGAAGGGCGGCTCCGACGAAAGCGCCATCAAGTCCATCCGCGGCGCGGGCGGCGACATCGTCGTGTCCGTCGGCGGCTGGAGCGGCGCCAAGCTGGGGGAGAAGTGCCAGAGCGCCGCCGCGCTCGCCGGCGCGTACCAGAAGGTCATCGACGCCTACAAGCTGAAGGCCTTCGACATCGACATCGAGAACACCGAGTTCGGCAATGCGACGGTGCGCCAGCGCGTCGTGGACGCGCTGAAGATCGTCAAGGCCAAGAACCCGGGCATCGTCACGTACGTGACCATGGGCACCACACCGAGCGGCCCCGACGCCACCGGCAAGGACCTCATCAAGCGCGGTGCCGCCGCCGGGCTGGCCAACGACGCCTGGGTGATCATGCCGTTCGACTTCGGCGGACACAGCGGCACCATGGGCGACGCTTCCGTCAGTGCCATGGAGGGCCTGAAGAGCGCGGTCAAGAGTGCGTACGGCTACAGCGACGCCGACGCGTACAAGCACACCGGGATCTCCTCCATGAACGGGAAGACCGACGTCGCCGGCGAGACGGTGACCACCGCCGACTTCCAAAAGATCCTGGCGTACGCCAAGCAGCGGCACATCGCGCGCTTCGCCTTCTGGGCCGTCAACCGCGACCGCGACTGCGGCTCCGGCGGCAACGCCGGCGACTCCTGCAGCGGCATCGGGCAGGCCCCGTACGCCTTCACCAAGATCGTCGCCCAGTACGGCGGCTAG
- a CDS encoding ABC transporter ATP-binding protein, which yields MREREHVLVAEDIGVRFGGVRALDGVGLGVRRGEVCGLIGPNGAGKTTLFDVLSGIRGPDRGRVLLDGRDVTRRSPVWRARHGMRRTFQRQQLFGQLTVADNLVVAQEWRGGGGGFAADLLAAPTRRAHEAGRRARAASVLRSCGLDALAGQYAGALPVGQARMVELARAVADPPAVLLLDEPASGMTADERQRLSAVVRHLADDEGCAVLLVEHNVAFVMELCARVVVLDLGRVLAHGTPAEVRADPRVRDAYLGTPPDDARPPV from the coding sequence ATGAGGGAGCGGGAACACGTCCTGGTGGCCGAGGACATCGGCGTACGCTTCGGCGGCGTCCGGGCCCTCGACGGGGTGGGGCTCGGCGTGCGGCGGGGCGAGGTCTGCGGGCTCATCGGGCCCAACGGCGCGGGCAAGACGACCCTGTTCGACGTCCTGTCCGGCATCCGCGGACCCGACCGGGGCCGGGTGCTGCTCGACGGGCGGGACGTCACGCGCCGCTCCCCCGTGTGGCGCGCCCGGCACGGGATGCGGCGCACGTTCCAGCGGCAGCAGCTCTTCGGCCAGCTCACCGTCGCCGACAACCTCGTCGTCGCCCAGGAGTGGCGGGGCGGTGGCGGCGGCTTCGCGGCGGACCTGCTGGCCGCGCCGACCCGGCGCGCGCACGAGGCGGGGCGGCGCGCGCGGGCCGCGTCGGTGCTGCGTTCGTGCGGCCTCGACGCGCTGGCCGGGCAGTACGCGGGCGCGCTGCCGGTCGGGCAGGCCCGCATGGTGGAGCTGGCACGCGCCGTCGCGGACCCGCCCGCGGTCCTGCTCCTGGACGAGCCCGCCTCCGGGATGACGGCCGACGAACGACAGCGGCTGTCGGCCGTCGTCCGTCACCTCGCGGACGACGAGGGCTGCGCGGTGCTCCTCGTCGAGCACAACGTCGCCTTCGTGATGGAGCTCTGTGCCCGCGTCGTCGTCCTCGACCTCGGCCGGGTCCTGGCCCACGGGACACCGGCCGAGGTGCGCGCGGATCCGCGGGTGCGGGACGCCTACCTGGGGACCCCGCCGGACGACGCCCGGCCTCCGGTCTGA
- a CDS encoding aldo/keto reductase, with protein sequence MGRDTRLFKDRELVSKVPPITLNNGVEMPQLGFGVWQVPDDEAEKAVATALEAGYRSIDTAAIYGNEEGTGKAIAASGVAREDLFVTTKLWNSDQGYDATLRAFDTSLEKLGLDHVDLYLIHWPLPSKDAYVDTYKAFEKIHADGRAKSIGVSNFLPEHLERLLGETSIIPAVNQIELHPQLQQRASREYHAEQGIATEAWSPLGSGKGLLEVPAIIAIAQKHGRTPAQIVLRWHIQLGNVVIPKSVTPSRIQENIDVFGFELDPEDMAAISALNEDRRLGPDPATFDVA encoded by the coding sequence ATGGGCAGAGACACCCGACTATTTAAGGATCGAGAGCTCGTGAGCAAGGTTCCCCCGATCACCCTCAACAACGGCGTCGAGATGCCCCAGCTGGGCTTCGGCGTCTGGCAGGTTCCGGACGACGAGGCCGAGAAGGCCGTCGCCACGGCGCTGGAGGCCGGGTACCGCAGCATCGACACCGCGGCCATCTACGGCAACGAAGAAGGCACGGGCAAGGCGATCGCCGCTTCCGGCGTCGCCCGTGAGGACCTGTTCGTCACGACGAAGCTCTGGAACAGCGACCAGGGCTACGACGCGACACTGCGCGCCTTCGACACGTCGCTGGAGAAGCTCGGTCTCGACCATGTGGACCTGTACCTGATCCACTGGCCCCTGCCGTCCAAGGATGCGTACGTCGACACGTACAAGGCCTTCGAGAAGATCCACGCCGACGGCCGCGCCAAGTCCATCGGCGTCTCGAACTTCCTCCCCGAGCACCTGGAACGGCTGCTCGGCGAGACGTCGATCATCCCGGCGGTCAACCAGATCGAGCTGCACCCCCAGCTCCAGCAGCGCGCCTCGCGTGAGTACCACGCGGAGCAGGGCATCGCCACGGAGGCGTGGTCGCCGCTCGGCTCCGGCAAGGGCCTCCTCGAGGTCCCCGCGATCATCGCCATCGCCCAGAAGCACGGGCGCACCCCCGCGCAGATCGTGCTGCGCTGGCACATCCAGCTCGGCAACGTCGTGATCCCGAAGTCCGTGACGCCGTCCCGGATCCAGGAGAACATCGACGTCTTCGGCTTCGAGCTCGACCCCGAGGACATGGCGGCGATCTCGGCCCTGAACGAGGACCGCCGCCTCGGCCCGGACCCGGCGACGTTCGACGTCGCCTGA
- a CDS encoding 4a-hydroxytetrahydrobiopterin dehydratase, producing MTPEPLSQKEIEDRLAELPGWSLSPDGERITRSYRLGSHFAATGLVVHIARTQEELGHHSELTLGYNTVSLAVNTHSAGGALTALDFELAHSVEKLAPAHGVE from the coding sequence GTGACTCCCGAACCGCTGTCGCAGAAAGAGATCGAGGACCGTCTCGCCGAGCTGCCCGGCTGGTCCCTGTCCCCGGACGGCGAACGGATCACCCGCTCCTACCGGCTCGGCTCGCACTTCGCCGCGACCGGCCTGGTCGTCCACATCGCGCGGACGCAGGAGGAGCTCGGCCACCACAGCGAGCTGACCCTCGGCTACAACACCGTCTCCCTCGCCGTGAACACGCACAGCGCGGGCGGCGCCCTCACCGCCCTCGACTTCGAACTGGCCCACAGCGTCGAGAAGTTGGCCCCCGCGCACGGGGTGGAATGA
- a CDS encoding class I SAM-dependent methyltransferase: MLDYSKEADRYDASRGGEPRAAAAADAVLGLLPADTTTLLDVACGTGLVTRCLAARDGLRVTGVDAAYRMARLASERVPGAVVLGDSRQLPFPDASFDAVTTVWLLHLLSGPEETSSVVAECARVLRPGGVYVTTVDKAASHDVRSDIDAVLAPRPVRLAVDRVDAVDAYAAEHGLAPTGRARFRGHGQGRSPRSTVDDLRRGWFTQIPPDGPLAARFSERLATLPDQDVARPDPLFGLRAYRKRGRFLR, from the coding sequence ATGCTCGACTACAGCAAGGAAGCCGACCGGTACGACGCCTCACGCGGCGGTGAGCCCCGCGCCGCTGCCGCCGCCGACGCGGTCCTCGGGCTGCTGCCCGCCGACACGACCACGCTCCTCGACGTCGCCTGCGGCACGGGCCTCGTCACCCGGTGTCTCGCCGCGCGCGACGGGCTCCGGGTCACCGGCGTGGACGCCGCGTACCGCATGGCCCGCCTCGCCTCGGAGCGGGTCCCGGGTGCCGTGGTGCTCGGTGACAGCCGTCAACTTCCCTTCCCCGATGCCTCGTTCGACGCGGTCACCACCGTCTGGCTGCTGCATCTGCTCTCCGGCCCCGAGGAGACCTCGTCGGTGGTTGCCGAGTGCGCGCGGGTCCTCAGGCCCGGCGGTGTCTACGTCACCACCGTGGACAAGGCCGCCTCGCACGACGTACGCAGCGACATCGACGCCGTCCTCGCGCCGCGCCCGGTGCGGCTCGCGGTCGACCGGGTGGACGCCGTCGACGCGTACGCCGCCGAGCACGGGCTCGCACCGACGGGCCGCGCCCGGTTCCGCGGCCACGGCCAGGGCCGCTCGCCCCGCTCCACGGTCGACGACCTGCGGCGCGGCTGGTTCACCCAGATCCCGCCCGACGGCCCGCTGGCCGCACGGTTCTCCGAACGGCTCGCCACACTCCCCGACCAGGACGTGGCGCGCCCCGATCCGCTGTTCGGCCTGCGCGCGTACCGCAAGCGAGGCCGTTTTTTGCGGTAG
- a CDS encoding helix-turn-helix domain-containing protein yields MTTAVPAKGSARGKAAKADKAKGKTDANATGAGPLLRGWRERRKVSQLELALRADSSARHISFVETGRSRPSEEFLLRLADHLDVPVRDRNSLLLAAGYAPRFRETPLDDPTMGTLREGLEQLLAGYEPYPALVVDAKYDVIAANRGITMILSGLPDHLFEGPLNAMRVTLHPEGLASRIRNLREWRGHLLHQMERQIALQRSDALREVYDEVAAYPVTNPGEDAFDPGTEVPYFALPLRIEHDGHVLSFISSISTFNTPMDVTVAELAIETLLPADPATSKYLQQQMS; encoded by the coding sequence ATGACAACCGCCGTGCCCGCCAAGGGGAGCGCCAGAGGCAAGGCCGCCAAGGCCGACAAGGCCAAGGGGAAGACCGACGCGAACGCCACCGGTGCGGGTCCGCTGCTCCGGGGCTGGCGCGAGCGGCGCAAGGTGAGCCAGTTGGAGCTCGCGCTGCGGGCCGATTCCTCCGCGCGGCACATCAGCTTCGTCGAGACGGGCAGGTCGCGGCCGAGCGAGGAGTTCCTGCTGCGTCTCGCCGACCACCTCGACGTACCGGTGAGGGACCGCAACTCGCTCCTCCTTGCGGCGGGTTACGCGCCGCGCTTCCGCGAGACGCCGCTGGACGACCCCACGATGGGCACGCTGCGCGAGGGCCTCGAACAGCTCCTCGCGGGGTACGAGCCGTATCCGGCGCTGGTCGTGGACGCGAAGTACGACGTGATCGCGGCGAACCGAGGCATCACCATGATCCTTTCGGGCCTCCCCGATCACCTCTTCGAGGGGCCCCTGAACGCGATGCGCGTCACCCTCCACCCGGAGGGCCTCGCCTCCCGCATCCGCAACCTGCGGGAGTGGCGGGGGCACCTGCTGCACCAGATGGAACGGCAGATCGCGCTGCAGCGTTCGGACGCGCTGCGGGAGGTGTACGACGAGGTGGCGGCGTACCCGGTGACGAACCCCGGGGAGGACGCCTTCGACCCCGGCACGGAGGTCCCCTATTTCGCCCTGCCCCTGCGGATCGAACACGACGGTCACGTGCTGTCCTTCATCTCGTCGATCTCGACGTTCAACACCCCGATGGACGTGACGGTCGCCGAGCTGGCCATCGAGACACTGCTCCCGGCCGACCCGGCGACGTCCAAGTACCTCCAGCAGCAGATGTCCTAG